The following proteins are co-located in the Fusobacteria bacterium ZRK30 genome:
- a CDS encoding pseudouridylate synthase, with the protein MNFRSLEKTTKFGYLFYISYRGTKFHSFDENKDENSTKKTVKGEFIKILGELGITWAKGVQQGGRTDGQVSARENILYINSNNKIDKVSLKDKFNKKINEMKIVKIEKTLPNLALPEMIEGRVYRYNYPTDKITSTKEEILKRCDELTGTYDVSEFTDRKGQKLKEKIRRVEISYDNGSLVFLGNSFMPKQVRIMSGYILTGEKKILPGKYLTLEKMILSRELEEIIIEEVHDISEDNILKIEKIKDIYIFYVAKNKKGEVIGKNASNIKNLRKKYGKIIIKTI; encoded by the coding sequence GTGAATTTTAGGAGTTTAGAAAAAACAACAAAATTTGGATATTTATTTTATATCTCATACAGAGGAACTAAATTTCATTCTTTTGATGAAAATAAAGATGAAAATTCCACGAAGAAAACTGTAAAAGGTGAATTTATAAAGATATTAGGAGAACTGGGGATTACATGGGCTAAGGGAGTTCAGCAAGGCGGAAGAACCGATGGTCAGGTAAGTGCCAGGGAAAATATATTGTATATAAATTCAAACAATAAGATAGATAAGGTCTCATTGAAGGACAAATTCAATAAAAAAATAAATGAGATGAAGATCGTAAAGATAGAAAAAACTCTGCCTAACCTGGCTCTGCCTGAGATGATAGAGGGAAGGGTCTATCGGTATAACTACCCGACAGATAAGATAACCTCTACTAAAGAAGAGATCTTAAAAAGATGTGATGAACTTACGGGAACCTATGATGTAAGTGAATTTACCGATAGAAAAGGTCAGAAATTAAAGGAAAAAATAAGAAGAGTAGAGATATCATACGACAATGGAAGTTTGGTATTTTTAGGAAACTCATTTATGCCAAAACAGGTAAGGATCATGTCTGGCTATATATTAACCGGGGAGAAAAAAATCCTGCCGGGGAAATATCTGACTTTGGAAAAGATGATCTTATCCAGGGAGTTAGAGGAGATAATAATAGAGGAAGTTCATGATATTTCTGAAGATAATATTTTGAAAATAGAAAAAATTAAAGATATCTATATTTTCTATGTGGCTAAAAACAAAAAAGGTGAAGTTATTGGTAAAAATGCCTCTAATATCAAAAATTTAAGAAAAAAATATGGAAAGATAATAATAAAGACAATCTAA
- a CDS encoding TolC family protein, giving the protein MKAKKIILISWLLLIMGCSSYVPETHEDLMQTKNEIQLQDNFTLGETSDSKDQNLVFSHEKWWLNYNDPALNKLMEIVLDSNTDLRVAKLNIQAATAVIDAADHSAFQMGLYAGANVVGTSKTYTKSKAVSRSISGPGGTPLTPTLLSEDALAGETAYVAGTGIRANYNFDFYDKYENLTKQKAYMAESTKFHSKLIELNITTNIAKLYGYYIYLQEEKINLDKKLSVLVSIEDKVRSTIEFGGGSEDDLLIIQNKILNLKRYININRFKKESTAETIYSLSSYKNKTEVKKILKDAVYSHLMDQELLIPDKISSDVIIHRPDVQYYLMMINSQKAKLKSLKSDFYPQVSIGGDIGYRGLGIDNSFQDFSSLMWSFGPKVYLPIFNLSGIKANYKIADIQVNTFIANYNKTINNSIQDINNKLSSAKVSKINYMNLDIIEKNEEKIYKNSNLKLENGSISEYQNLKDHYIYLSSSLHKTQQVYKLYSDQIDLINSLGGVYKSKEQVIKEKI; this is encoded by the coding sequence ATGAAGGCAAAAAAAATAATATTAATTTCATGGCTGCTCCTGATAATGGGATGTTCCAGCTATGTTCCAGAGACCCATGAAGACCTCATGCAGACAAAAAACGAGATCCAGTTACAGGATAATTTCACCCTAGGAGAAACAAGTGATTCCAAAGATCAAAACTTGGTTTTTAGTCATGAAAAATGGTGGTTAAACTACAATGATCCGGCTCTTAATAAACTGATGGAAATTGTGTTAGATTCAAATACCGATCTGAGAGTAGCTAAATTAAATATCCAGGCTGCCACTGCGGTTATTGATGCAGCTGACCACAGTGCTTTTCAAATGGGACTCTATGCAGGAGCAAATGTCGTAGGTACAAGTAAAACATATACAAAATCAAAAGCTGTCTCAAGATCTATTTCCGGACCAGGAGGGACTCCCCTTACTCCTACACTGCTTTCTGAAGATGCACTTGCAGGGGAAACTGCTTATGTAGCCGGGACAGGGATCAGAGCTAATTACAACTTTGATTTTTATGATAAATATGAAAATTTAACTAAGCAGAAAGCGTATATGGCTGAAAGTACTAAATTTCATTCAAAACTGATAGAACTGAATATTACTACAAATATTGCTAAACTTTACGGGTATTATATCTATCTCCAGGAGGAAAAAATAAACCTCGATAAAAAGCTGTCTGTACTGGTATCTATCGAAGATAAGGTCAGATCAACCATTGAATTTGGTGGAGGATCAGAAGATGATCTGCTGATTATCCAAAACAAGATCCTTAATCTAAAAAGATATATAAATATAAACAGATTTAAAAAAGAATCTACTGCAGAGACTATATATTCATTGTCATCTTATAAAAATAAGACTGAGGTAAAAAAGATATTAAAAGACGCTGTTTACTCTCATCTTATGGATCAGGAACTTCTAATTCCCGACAAGATATCTTCCGATGTTATTATCCATCGTCCCGATGTACAATATTATCTCATGATGATCAACTCTCAAAAAGCCAAGTTAAAGTCATTAAAGTCAGATTTCTACCCGCAGGTTTCAATTGGAGGAGACATAGGATACAGAGGACTGGGAATAGACAATAGTTTTCAAGATTTTTCATCTTTAATGTGGTCATTCGGGCCAAAGGTTTATCTTCCAATCTTTAACCTATCTGGTATCAAAGCTAATTATAAAATTGCTGATATCCAGGTAAATACATTTATTGCAAATTACAATAAAACTATCAATAATTCTATTCAGGATATCAATAACAAGTTAAGCAGTGCTAAAGTATCAAAGATCAACTATATGAACTTGGATATCATTGAAAAAAACGAAGAAAAGATCTATAAAAATTCAAATTTAAAATTAGAAAATGGTTCTATTTCTGAATATCAAAATTTAAAAGATCACTATATCTACCTGAGTTCTTCCCTCCACAAAACCCAGCAGGTCTATAAACTTTACTCAGATCAAATCGATCTGATCAACAGTTTAGGAGGAGTGTATAAGAGCAAGGAGCAGGTAATAAAAGAAAAAATATAG
- a CDS encoding HlyD family secretion protein yields MSEVIRTNENLEDKKDIKIEENRKKAKKKIGTFLGGMAVLGVLYALYFFLYGNGYESTENAYVTGNQTAVTAQIAGRVTQINFVDTAKVKKGDLLIEFENTDYQLALEGAEIALAQAVRNYSALETNVSQYQYALGESLNNLTNVKKNYDRNFKLFNAGIISRQQMDTTTTQLENAKLAVSQKKEALSNAQLQASSKDAYSHPAIQSAILKYKQAYLNLSRTKVYAPVDGVIAKKSVSLGQKIGIGHPLFSVVDLNNEWVEVNLKENQMKNIKIGNTVELTSSLNEKIYEGHIVGISAGTGNAFSLLPPQNASGNWIKITQRLPVRVAFHKESLEKNGVLPLGTTMDAEINTNSVEDEVSDIEVKSSNPYSLNVQKIQRTIDRIVKANLY; encoded by the coding sequence ATGTCAGAAGTTATAAGAACAAATGAAAATTTAGAAGATAAAAAAGATATAAAAATAGAAGAAAATAGAAAAAAAGCCAAGAAAAAAATTGGGACCTTTCTTGGGGGAATGGCAGTTCTGGGAGTTCTTTATGCTCTCTATTTTTTCCTTTACGGCAATGGCTATGAATCTACTGAAAATGCCTATGTTACAGGGAATCAAACTGCTGTAACTGCCCAGATAGCAGGAAGAGTAACTCAGATCAATTTTGTAGATACTGCAAAAGTAAAAAAAGGTGACCTGTTGATAGAATTTGAGAACACAGACTACCAGCTGGCCTTAGAAGGAGCTGAGATTGCTCTGGCTCAAGCAGTTAGAAATTATTCGGCCCTTGAAACTAATGTTTCCCAGTATCAATATGCCCTGGGAGAGAGTCTGAACAATTTAACTAACGTTAAAAAAAATTATGATAGAAACTTTAAGCTATTTAATGCCGGTATCATCAGTCGTCAACAGATGGATACAACCACTACCCAGCTGGAAAATGCAAAATTAGCCGTTTCTCAAAAAAAAGAAGCTCTTTCAAATGCACAATTGCAGGCCAGTTCAAAGGATGCTTATAGTCATCCCGCTATTCAAAGTGCAATTTTAAAATATAAACAGGCATATCTTAATCTGTCTAGAACAAAAGTTTATGCTCCTGTAGATGGAGTTATTGCTAAAAAATCTGTCTCTTTGGGACAAAAAATTGGAATTGGACATCCATTATTTTCCGTAGTAGATCTGAACAATGAATGGGTAGAGGTAAATTTAAAGGAAAATCAAATGAAAAATATAAAAATTGGAAATACAGTGGAATTAACAAGCAGCCTGAATGAAAAAATCTATGAGGGTCACATTGTGGGTATCTCTGCTGGTACCGGGAATGCATTTTCCCTTCTGCCACCTCAAAATGCAAGTGGTAACTGGATCAAGATCACCCAGAGACTCCCTGTGAGAGTTGCCTTTCATAAAGAAAGTTTAGAAAAGAATGGAGTGCTTCCCCTGGGAACTACTATGGATGCTGAGATAAACACTAACTCAGTAGAGGATGAGGTTTCCGATATAGAGGTTAAATCTTCCAATCCATACTCTTTGAATGTACAAAAAATTCAAAGAACAATAGATCGTATAGTTAAAGCTAATTTATATTAA
- a CDS encoding AraC family transcriptional regulator → MNYTPILKEIINYVEDNIYRPITLDEISANFFISKFHFHRIFKVYTGISFGQYIGKRRLQYIGDDILGNRTEEIWKIALKYSYTHPQILNRTFKKYYNITPTQYRKDNIRKVIQERLIILEKETISLNGKIRIDLSLEYFKKTKVYGITYSIDLTKTPLSEEEVVAFTKIKSQDFIATPRLKKFYYVSIKRTKDIYTFGFFTDKKLDFQEHFTIPSGLYALLHYSGDRLYNSLGVVMNDIQSIFDKEHLTPNTDTLEVVQQFFIDNPAHYSIMIPVKVSQ, encoded by the coding sequence ATGAATTATACACCTATATTAAAGGAGATAATCAACTATGTTGAAGATAATATCTACAGACCTATCACTTTAGATGAAATTTCGGCTAATTTTTTTATCTCAAAATTTCATTTCCATAGAATATTTAAAGTTTATACCGGTATCTCCTTTGGGCAATACATAGGTAAGCGAAGGCTCCAGTATATAGGCGATGATATCTTAGGTAACAGAACTGAGGAAATCTGGAAAATTGCTCTTAAATATTCCTATACCCACCCTCAGATTTTGAATAGAACCTTTAAAAAATATTATAATATTACTCCTACACAGTATCGGAAAGACAACATCAGAAAGGTCATACAGGAGAGACTGATCATTTTGGAAAAGGAAACTATCTCACTAAATGGAAAGATTAGAATCGACCTTTCCCTGGAGTATTTTAAAAAAACAAAGGTTTATGGAATTACCTATTCTATAGACCTTACTAAAACACCCCTTAGCGAAGAGGAAGTTGTGGCGTTTACCAAGATAAAATCACAGGATTTTATCGCTACACCCCGACTAAAAAAATTCTACTATGTTTCTATCAAAAGAACTAAAGATATCTATACCTTTGGTTTTTTTACCGATAAAAAACTTGATTTTCAAGAACATTTCACAATCCCTTCAGGATTATATGCTCTCCTCCACTATTCTGGTGACCGGTTGTATAACTCTTTAGGTGTTGTAATGAATGATATACAGAGTATTTTTGACAAGGAACACCTCACTCCTAATACGGATACCCTTGAGGTTGTTCAGCAGTTTTTCATCGATAATCCGGCTCATTATTCCATCATGATCCCTGTAAAAGTAAGCCAATAA
- a CDS encoding DHA2 family efflux MFS transporter permease subunit — protein sequence MPETNDKITGKIIFITIALAMGSFLNMLNASIVNVSLTHIAGDFGMATSKSTWIITSYSVAEAIVLPLIGWLTLQFGTVKQYIWSTILFAIASLLCGLSFSLSSMVAARLLQGVVGASMIPLSQTLIMKIFPKKKQGIGIAIWTMTLILGPILGPVIGGAITDVASWRWCFYFSIPLCFLSSGVIYYMFKKDYASEKFIRVKTDVVGIFLLISGIGSLQVFLEQGTDLDWFASPSIVILALISFMSLVILGIWEWYHENPVINVRLFLNKNFTIGVFSLLIVSAAFYMTAVILPFWLQNVMGYTSFISGKTTATLGLPILLLSPIIGKYTDRIDNRYITITGFIIFTIVTVFTANYSLDVTSSYVSYTRALSGIGLAFFFVALNNVSLGSIKPTEIVAAAGIFNFMRNLGNSIGSSLFIPLWNHSQAYHHEVLASHIHTGNPNFLPLINSIPGSIQAKLVVINGLITKESATMGVNDVLLIAGFITLALVPFVLLANRTTGSAQGGH from the coding sequence ATGCCAGAAACAAATGATAAGATCACAGGAAAAATAATTTTTATAACTATAGCCCTTGCTATGGGTTCATTTTTAAATATGTTAAATGCCAGTATAGTCAATGTATCCCTGACACATATTGCAGGAGATTTTGGGATGGCTACCAGTAAAAGTACATGGATTATCACGTCTTATTCCGTTGCTGAAGCCATAGTATTACCCCTTATCGGGTGGCTGACGCTGCAGTTCGGAACTGTGAAGCAGTATATCTGGTCCACAATATTATTTGCCATAGCCAGTTTACTCTGCGGACTGAGTTTTTCCCTCTCTTCAATGGTTGCTGCCAGACTATTGCAGGGAGTTGTAGGAGCTAGTATGATCCCCCTTTCTCAGACTCTGATAATGAAGATTTTTCCCAAGAAAAAACAGGGAATAGGAATAGCTATCTGGACAATGACCCTTATACTGGGTCCTATCTTAGGCCCGGTTATTGGAGGAGCCATTACCGATGTAGCATCTTGGAGATGGTGTTTTTATTTTAGTATCCCCCTTTGTTTTTTATCCAGTGGTGTAATCTACTATATGTTTAAGAAGGATTATGCCAGTGAAAAATTTATAAGGGTAAAAACGGATGTTGTAGGTATCTTCTTACTTATAAGCGGTATCGGTTCCCTCCAGGTTTTTTTAGAACAGGGTACCGATTTAGACTGGTTTGCCAGTCCATCGATCGTTATACTAGCTCTTATTTCATTTATGTCCCTGGTTATATTGGGAATTTGGGAGTGGTATCATGAAAATCCAGTTATAAATGTCAGACTATTCTTAAATAAAAACTTTACCATAGGAGTATTTTCCCTCCTAATTGTATCTGCAGCATTCTATATGACTGCTGTTATTTTACCTTTTTGGCTGCAAAATGTTATGGGTTATACCTCATTTATAAGTGGGAAAACAACAGCTACCTTGGGTTTACCCATATTGCTTTTATCTCCTATTATAGGTAAATATACAGATAGAATAGACAACAGATACATTACCATTACAGGATTTATTATTTTTACTATAGTTACAGTTTTTACTGCTAATTACAGTTTAGATGTTACCTCTAGCTATGTTTCATATACCAGAGCTTTAAGCGGTATCGGACTTGCATTTTTCTTTGTAGCCCTGAACAACGTTTCCCTGGGCAGTATAAAACCCACAGAGATTGTAGCTGCCGCCGGGATCTTTAACTTCATGAGAAATTTGGGGAACAGTATCGGCAGCAGCCTGTTTATTCCCCTGTGGAACCATTCTCAGGCTTATCACCACGAGGTATTGGCCAGTCATATCCATACAGGCAACCCAAACTTTTTACCCCTGATTAACTCTATCCCTGGTTCTATCCAGGCTAAATTAGTTGTTATAAATGGTTTGATCACTAAGGAATCTGCTACCATGGGAGTAAATGATGTCCTCTTGATTGCTGGATTTATCACCTTAGCTCTGGTTCCATTTGTACTCTTGGCTAACAGAACAACAGGTTCTGCCCAAGGTGGACATTAA
- a CDS encoding HD domain-containing protein, translating to MGRIKQGLNYLFGKPKAEKIEEIKLFLTGEEYNIFIDMDNYDKVHSISVYEMVKKDKVLNSDEKYLKLALLHDCGKERVCLLTRVKKVLVGDKQLDMHPKLGYEKLKEIDLELANLILNHHDLDGDERLKRFQEIDDKN from the coding sequence ATGGGCAGAATAAAACAGGGATTAAATTATTTATTTGGAAAACCTAAGGCTGAAAAGATAGAAGAGATAAAATTATTCTTAACAGGGGAAGAATATAATATTTTTATAGATATGGATAACTATGATAAAGTACATAGTATAAGTGTTTATGAGATGGTAAAGAAAGACAAAGTGTTAAATAGTGATGAAAAATATTTGAAATTAGCCCTCCTGCATGATTGCGGTAAGGAAAGAGTTTGCCTCCTGACTAGAGTAAAAAAAGTTTTAGTAGGAGACAAACAGTTGGATATGCACCCTAAATTGGGGTATGAAAAATTAAAAGAGATAGATCTGGAGTTGGCTAATTTAATTTTAAATCACCATGATTTAGATGGAGATGAGAGGTTAAAGAGGTTCCAGGAGATAGATGATAAAAATTAG
- a CDS encoding thioredoxin family protein → MNLDKITKTIKDEEIVILYVKSRSCSVCIELLPKVEEIAETEKIKFIDLYIEENREVGTIYNVFTAPTILMFTMGKEVYREGRFLRISELKDKIYKYKELLL, encoded by the coding sequence ATGAATTTAGATAAGATCACTAAAACTATAAAAGATGAAGAAATTGTTATCCTGTATGTAAAGAGCAGGAGCTGCAGTGTCTGTATTGAACTTCTGCCAAAGGTCGAGGAAATTGCAGAGACAGAAAAGATAAAGTTTATAGATCTCTATATAGAGGAGAATAGAGAGGTTGGTACCATATATAATGTATTTACTGCTCCTACAATCCTCATGTTTACCATGGGAAAGGAAGTCTATAGGGAAGGTCGATTTTTGAGGATTTCAGAATTAAAGGATAAAATCTATAAATATAAAGAGTTATTATTATAA
- a CDS encoding undecaprenyl-diphosphatase, whose translation MVKSLNQWLFLSINNLAGKSDVLDKIGVFLGEKGPYIFMGLIIYIYFKKQNKKEAVYATITVILAILLNHFVELFYYHPRPFADGLGVVLKEHIADSSFPSDHTTFMLALSWSLTMFKDTKKWGRNMLILGVLSGLCRVFEGVHYPFDILGALVMGYFSAVIIYRLKKTLKPLIDLILKIDNKLFRRA comes from the coding sequence ATGGTGAAAAGCTTGAATCAATGGTTATTTTTGTCTATCAATAATTTGGCAGGGAAAAGTGATGTATTAGACAAAATAGGGGTGTTCTTGGGAGAAAAAGGACCTTATATCTTTATGGGTTTAATAATTTATATTTATTTTAAAAAGCAGAATAAAAAAGAAGCTGTCTATGCTACGATTACTGTTATCTTAGCTATACTGCTCAATCATTTTGTAGAATTGTTTTATTATCACCCCAGACCATTTGCAGATGGATTAGGAGTAGTTCTGAAAGAACATATAGCAGACAGTTCTTTTCCTTCAGATCATACAACCTTTATGCTGGCTTTATCTTGGTCTTTGACTATGTTTAAAGATACCAAAAAATGGGGAAGAAATATGCTGATACTGGGGGTCTTATCGGGGCTCTGCAGGGTTTTTGAAGGGGTCCACTATCCATTTGATATATTAGGAGCTTTAGTTATGGGGTATTTCAGTGCGGTTATAATTTATAGACTAAAGAAAACGTTAAAACCATTAATAGATTTAATTTTGAAGATAGATAATAAACTTTTTAGAAGAGCCTAA
- a CDS encoding TIGR03960 family B12-binding radical SAM protein, with amino-acid sequence MMIDIEKYLLSVEKPVQYMGNEVNSIHKKDYKANMCLFFPDIYEVGMSNLGIRILYDILNKVDGFSLERGFSPQEDMEAVMRENNIPMFSLESKTPLKEFDVVGFSLSYEMSYTNVLNALDLAGIPMRAEDRTEEYPLIMAGGTCTVNPAPMSKFVDYFVIGDGEEVMPEIAEIFVANTDKTKAEKLELIKDLDGVYIPKLHKDKKIKKAIVHNLDNTEFYTDQIVPFVKIVHDRVSVEIQRGCTRGCRFCQAGYTYRPVRERTLGKNMALIEKTLKSTGYNEVSLSSLSSSDYSKINPLLENLQKKHGESNLSIGLPSLRMNPYSVEVAEQIQSGKKTGFTFAPEAGTQRMRDIINKGVTEEDILETAISAVKAGWGTLKFYFMIGLPFETDEDLKGIHELVMKVVKVCKPFTKKLNITVSISNFVPKPHTPFQWAEQMNIEEMERKHQLLKDIFYRARHTTLKMHFREKSYLEGFLSRGDEKISDLLENVWKKGARLEDHGRNFQFSRWKEAIEELNLDEKDYLGERSTDVELPWHMVDIGVSDKFYISELNKAKEIALTPDCRDNCLGCGMKGRVKECGELISDNLKKK; translated from the coding sequence ATGATGATTGATATAGAAAAATATCTACTTTCAGTAGAAAAACCGGTGCAATATATGGGGAATGAGGTAAACAGTATACATAAGAAAGATTATAAAGCAAATATGTGTTTATTTTTCCCTGATATCTATGAGGTAGGGATGTCCAACTTAGGTATAAGAATATTATACGATATATTAAATAAAGTTGACGGGTTTTCATTGGAGAGAGGATTTTCTCCTCAAGAGGATATGGAAGCTGTTATGAGAGAAAATAATATACCGATGTTTTCATTAGAGAGTAAGACTCCTCTAAAAGAATTTGATGTGGTAGGGTTTTCACTTTCATATGAGATGAGTTATACCAATGTGTTAAATGCACTTGATTTAGCAGGAATACCAATGAGAGCAGAGGATAGAACAGAAGAATATCCGCTGATTATGGCAGGGGGAACCTGTACGGTAAATCCAGCTCCAATGAGTAAATTTGTAGATTATTTTGTGATTGGTGATGGAGAAGAAGTTATGCCGGAAATAGCTGAGATATTTGTGGCAAATACCGATAAAACTAAGGCAGAAAAATTAGAACTGATAAAAGATCTAGATGGAGTATATATTCCAAAACTCCATAAGGATAAGAAAATAAAAAAGGCTATAGTTCATAATTTGGATAATACAGAATTTTATACTGACCAAATAGTTCCCTTTGTTAAGATTGTTCACGATAGGGTATCTGTAGAGATCCAAAGGGGATGTACCAGAGGATGCAGGTTCTGTCAGGCTGGGTATACATACAGACCTGTAAGGGAGAGAACTCTGGGAAAAAATATGGCTCTTATAGAAAAAACACTTAAGTCTACCGGGTATAATGAAGTATCTTTATCTTCATTATCGAGTAGTGATTACAGTAAAATAAACCCTTTGTTGGAAAATTTACAGAAGAAACACGGTGAGAGTAATTTGAGTATAGGGCTTCCTTCTCTAAGGATGAACCCATATTCTGTAGAGGTTGCAGAGCAGATCCAAAGTGGTAAAAAAACTGGATTTACATTTGCACCAGAAGCAGGAACTCAAAGGATGAGGGATATTATTAATAAGGGTGTTACAGAGGAAGATATTTTAGAAACGGCGATTTCAGCTGTAAAAGCTGGATGGGGGACACTAAAATTTTACTTTATGATAGGTCTGCCTTTTGAAACAGATGAAGATTTAAAAGGGATACATGAGTTAGTAATGAAGGTAGTAAAAGTATGTAAACCATTTACAAAAAAATTAAATATAACAGTGAGTATATCTAATTTTGTGCCAAAACCTCATACTCCATTCCAATGGGCTGAGCAAATGAATATAGAGGAGATGGAAAGAAAGCACCAACTCCTAAAAGATATTTTTTATAGAGCAAGACACACGACTCTAAAGATGCATTTCAGAGAAAAATCATATTTAGAGGGGTTCTTATCTCGTGGAGATGAAAAGATAAGTGATCTATTGGAGAATGTATGGAAAAAAGGTGCCAGATTGGAAGATCATGGTAGAAACTTTCAATTTTCCAGATGGAAGGAAGCTATAGAGGAATTGAACTTAGATGAGAAAGATTACCTAGGGGAAAGATCGACAGATGTGGAACTGCCTTGGCATATGGTAGATATTGGTGTATCGGATAAATTTTATATAAGTGAATTAAATAAAGCTAAAGAGATAGCCCTTACTCCAGACTGTAGAGATAACTGTCTGGGTTGTGGAATGAAGGGAAGAGTTAAAGAGTGTGGAGAGTTAATCTCTGATAATTTGAAGAAAAAATAA
- a CDS encoding MurR/RpiR family transcriptional regulator: MSITLRIKNEIKNLSKTEIKVANYILDNLEEVKTITSSDLAKKIGVGQSTIIKFIKKIDIKGFTEFKISLGEELAKASSTTSYLYGDITLNDSMEDISKKLSYNSINAISETLDNLNFHQLDIAIDYLHKARKIVILGVGASSLVAKDFFYKLSKIGKMAFHDFDPHVQLTHTTTLNKEDLVVAISHGGESKEVILGVEKAKEHGATTISITNIGNNPVSNNSDINLYSIAYEDLFRSSAISSRMAQLSLIDILFIGIVQREYQNSTTSIKESRDLIKKLKTV, encoded by the coding sequence GTGTCTATAACACTGCGAATAAAAAATGAAATAAAAAATTTATCTAAAACTGAAATAAAAGTGGCTAACTATATATTGGACAATCTAGAAGAGGTTAAAACTATAACATCCTCTGATCTGGCTAAAAAAATAGGAGTTGGCCAATCCACTATCATAAAATTTATAAAAAAAATAGATATCAAGGGATTTACAGAGTTTAAAATAAGTCTGGGAGAGGAGTTGGCTAAGGCCTCATCTACAACGTCATATCTATATGGAGATATCACCTTAAATGATTCCATGGAAGATATATCAAAAAAACTTTCCTATAACAGCATAAATGCTATCAGTGAAACTTTGGATAACCTGAATTTTCACCAGTTAGATATAGCTATAGACTATCTCCATAAGGCAAGAAAAATAGTGATATTAGGTGTCGGAGCTTCTTCCCTGGTTGCAAAAGATTTTTTCTATAAATTAAGTAAGATCGGGAAGATGGCATTTCATGACTTTGATCCCCATGTACAGCTGACTCATACCACTACTTTAAATAAAGAGGATTTAGTGGTAGCAATCTCCCACGGAGGAGAGAGTAAGGAAGTTATACTAGGGGTTGAAAAAGCAAAGGAACATGGAGCTACTACTATTTCCATTACAAATATAGGCAACAATCCTGTGAGCAATAATAGTGATATAAATCTTTACTCTATTGCCTACGAGGATCTTTTCAGATCTTCGGCTATCTCATCTCGAATGGCACAGCTGTCCCTCATAGACATACTCTTTATCGGCATCGTTCAAAGAGAGTATCAAAATTCAACAACATCTATAAAGGAAAGCAGAGATCTGATAAAAAAATTAAAAACAGTATAA
- the bioD gene encoding dethiobiotin synthase, with translation MGNIYFIVGTGTEIGKTHVTLKLIEEDLKNKKNVMALKPIETGSETFGENLEGSDTRKYADLLGKSMEEINTYFFKKPMSPHIAANLDGKQIFVDKLKKRIDEEIQTSEILYVEGAGGLLVPYKDRYTYLDLLVDYRKKSEVIVVAANSLGTINHTLLTIETLKRNDIMIKGIIFNNKDNDTDEILLKDNIETIEKLSGIKVLKNMGYDGGTGEF, from the coding sequence ATGGGAAATATTTATTTTATAGTGGGAACTGGAACTGAGATCGGGAAAACCCATGTGACTCTAAAATTGATAGAGGAAGATCTTAAAAATAAAAAAAATGTTATGGCATTAAAGCCCATAGAAACAGGATCAGAAACTTTTGGTGAAAATTTAGAAGGATCGGATACCAGAAAATATGCGGATCTTTTAGGGAAAAGTATGGAAGAGATAAATACATATTTCTTTAAAAAGCCTATGTCTCCTCATATTGCAGCAAACCTGGACGGGAAACAAATATTTGTCGATAAGTTAAAGAAAAGGATAGATGAAGAAATTCAAACCAGTGAAATTTTGTATGTTGAGGGTGCAGGAGGTTTGTTGGTTCCTTATAAAGACAGGTATACATATTTAGACCTTTTGGTAGATTACAGAAAAAAATCAGAGGTTATAGTAGTAGCTGCTAATTCTTTGGGTACAATCAACCATACCTTATTAACAATAGAAACATTGAAAAGAAATGATATCATGATAAAGGGGATTATCTTTAATAATAAAGATAATGATACCGATGAAATTTTATTGAAGGATAATATAGAAACTATAGAGAAATTAAGCGGGATAAAGGTTTTAAAAAACATGGGATATGACGGAGGCACAGGTGAATTTTAG